GTACTCCATACTTGCCATAAATGTGATCATATCCAGTTCGTCATGTTTGTCAGACAGAATGTGAAACATTATGAATATTCTAGTTTGAGAATCTCTTCAAGTGAGACTGTCTTTTCTTCTTCCCTCACTATTATCAGGTGGAGCCTTTTATTGAATATATTTTGATCTATATTGAAAATGGGAAGTTCCAGAAAACTTGTCATGCAGGGTTCAAGAGCATAGTTTGCGGTTAAGTGCCTTTCCTGCTGGGCCATTTTCAACTTTCTTTCAGTGGTTTAAGTTTAATCGAGTGTTGCCAAAGACGAGAATGTGGTAGCCTCATGCGTTCTCATTCTCATACTCGTAGGATGGTATCATGTTAagagcccaggtacttttctaccCGTCCTTGCAAGAAATACTCGATGGATAAGGCAGTTCCGATTTGACTTTGGAAAGCCATTTCTTTAATACAAGTCCATTTTAGAAGCTCTGACCTTCTAACTTGAGCCTTTTTCTGGATCTGTTAGATTATTTCTATTGACTTCATTAGTTAAGGTACTGTTCTTGAAGCCTGACTTGATACTAAATGTCAATAtggataaaaaaaaattgtacctCAGAAAACAGTATCATCAAAGACTGAAAGCTTCAAGTCATTTCCAGTAACTGCATCTTCCTAAGTTTTCAGATCTCTACTAATGGAAGGTCCATGGGAGGATTTCCGTTAACCCGAAATGGACTGATTTCTAATTTAACTCACTGTCAAATAACTGTTAGTCCTCAAACCCCTTACTGAACTTTTGACTAATTAAGGACTGAGCTGATTGTTCTTCTATGAATTCCAATGTAGGCTCTTGTGATTCCGTTTTCTTTGTGGGATTGGCTTAACAAGCCAAAGAGTATCTCTCTCGGTTGTATGGCAATACTACTTAGATTGGAGTATCAATTTTATACCCCTAATAAAAGAACTAGTTTAGCTTATAATTTTGAGTCTTTGGACTATTAGAGTAGAAGAAAAATACACAAGTCAGACTAATCACAGAGAAGAATGTGATCGTTTAATTTGTTAAGaagattttatgaataaaaataaTCTAACAACTCAAATTTTGAATGAGTAAGCagtatataaatattttttttatataagcaTACCAATCATTTTGTGATTATCCAAAATAAAAAGGAGAAAACATCACTAAAAAATCACGTAAAGAATTGGTGAACGAGTACTCATGCAAAGTGAAATAGCCAAAGATAAGGATCGAAAAATAATTTGATATCGTGAGAATAAAGATCAATTTTCCTTATTACAGGATAATTAGTGAGCATGTTTTCAAATTAGAATTAATAACTTAATAGAATATTTGTCATTTGTACAAGCATTACAGTTAAAATATATGGAAGGCTCTTCTTGAGCGTTGTTTTTTCTTTGAACATCAAAAAACTAGTTCATTTTTTGATCTTACCGTTTGGACAGAGTCCATCTCTACCTACTCTGAATTGTTCATCTTATAATTACGACTTTACTACTACTATATTATATTAGTATAACAGAAGTTTTGAATGAATAGCTTGATCACAATGACCGCAACCAAATTGCGTGGAGATTCGAGctcatttttctatttctttcttcATCTCTACTTACTAGTAAATTTTGGCGCTTGGTTAGAAAAttggtgattttttttttttttggcaaattctttttaaaatttttgcaGACTTTGTTTACTTCCTAAGCTTCTTGAAGAAACAAGTACTCCCCTCATTTCATTTTAAGTGAAAGTGTTTGATTATGAGTTTAAGaacaaaacaaattaaaagtttatGGTCTAAAATATTCAGACATTTCTATGACTATAAAATTTATTATCACAAATAATATAGGAAATGTAAaatagttaattatttttaaatataaaaaggtGTAGTGTCAtcctttttttaattaattaaaaagaaaatttgtCACATAAAATGAATAGCAAAGTAGGAGTGGTTTCTTTCAACGTTTGCCAGAAAGTTCGATTGTTCTTTTCAGTTTTGCTAGAAGAATATTCTTAAGTTTTTCAAAAAAGATTTTCATTACATTTCAAAATAATTGTAGATTTCCAAAAAAACTCCATAAACCACCccaataataatatctttaatttAGTAAGTTTGACTTAGGGTATGTTTGGAAAGCCACCTGGTAATTGGAATTGGTGTAATTATTAGGGTAGTAATTACACAGCCTAGTAATTACACAATATAGTAATTACGACGACCTGTTTGTTTATCATAACGTAATTACAGTGTAATTACAAGTAtactgtttggttgcacaagtgtaattacacaattagattaaattttaaataaagtaattatcaaaatttaaaagttaatataataaatatatgcctataaataattttttataagtataaataatATAAGATTTGGAATTTAAGATGCACATTTTTTCttgaatatatattaattagtaatcatatatttataactaatattgtaaaaataattattatatattttctaaattaataatatttagtttcattaattataaaaactaaaaatatacattttgtaATAACACCACGGAatgcatgtttgataaaataaattaatatttatgaataaaatatcataacattattcaaatatttgacaAAATTAATCTATcaattttaactaaaaaaatgaACAACATGCAATGTGAAATACCAAGTCAATACTCAATACTACTAAAATAAGTAAATTAGAACCATAAATATAATacaatttcaaaattaaaaaaaaaacagtttaACATAttcaaattccaacataataaaaataagtttCAATACAACATAAGATTAGAAAATATAATAAGTTTATAGCCTCATTCAACAACGAAATTTTACTTTGATGAAATCACTCATTATATGTCGAGTTTGTTAATGACTCactatttctaatattaggaggtgtaGTTTCAAAAACTAGAATAATAACGCAGTTACGCTAcatgaagaaaataaaacaaataagaaataaaatatacgaGCAATTACATGGATTCACAAGAAGTAAAGgtagaaaataaaagataaataatgtacaaagaaataatattttaaaattaaaaaaaaattaaaattaaaaattaaataaaaataaatttaaaataatagaaataaaaatttataaaaaaaataaatataaaaaaatttttaaaaaaaattaaaaaattatttacacagTGTAATTATCACCAATTAATTTTcactttttcttaaaaattaaaaaatataattacaCCTTTCTAATTATACTCGACCAAATAATTATTTGGTTAGACAAATATGTCTAACCTACATTCATTTACGTCCAAATTCAATTCCCACGTGAATTTCCAAAGAAGCAGAGCCAGCCATCTGGTTTTTTCCTAGAAGTTTCGAGTAATGCGAAAGAAACAATAGAAAACGACAGTGGTGTGAGGAGTCTGAGCTGCACCTAACGGAAGCGTAAACTCCAATCGCCTACCGACAACATGATCATCCACATcgatttttaaaaaatgatttaGTATATTTAATATCCTATGCCTCAATTTATATGCAACACTTCGAATTTTAAGAGTCAAATGAATCAATCTATTGACACCATGGCATTGGTATACAACTTTGAATCTAACACCGACCTAGTAACTATTCGATTGGCCCTGCAATGGTAGAACCTAGTCAACCAAACATACTATTTTCCTAACCTTTTGTAAACTTTGCTTCCTTATGATTTTGCTAGTGTTTTTGTACcataatttttttattcaataacaACGGCCCAGTAAAATTTTATAAGTGAGATCTGTAGAGAGTGGTGTATACGCAAATTTTATTCCTATCTCGATGAGACAGAGAAGTTATTTTCGATAAACCCtcgataatttttttatattcctattaaatttttgaaattattaattattgtgacttataatactagtttttaaatatttatagttttattttaaaaaaagctTAAATTCTCAATTAGTTTTTGCTACATActcaattaatatttatttataatattagTGGTCTAATTGTATTTATAAAGAAAGCGCGTCTGGTGCTTTTGTATACATTTAGCGTCATTGGAGCATCTCAATGATAATGGCATTTCCATGAGATCATATTCCTTATGTCACTTCCCATTTTTTACAATACCAACCGCTTTCATCAAAACAATCAACTCAGCAGCCCACATCACCAACGAGCTAAACGTGAAAACAATATAGTCCAAATCATATAGTAGAAGAGAGACAAAGAGGAGAATATAAAGCGAAGGAAAAGTCACTTTTAAGATTTTGACGCCGCTAATGGAGGgtgagaagaagaggaagaggacaGTTAACGGCAGCGGAGATCGGAGAAGAGAAGTTGCAGCAGGTGGAAGTAATGCAGTATTCACGCCGCCGCCACCACCGCCTTCAGAGGCGGAGGTTGAGGAGTTCTTCGCTATTTTACGGAGGATGCACGTCGCCGTGAAGTATCTGGAGAAGAGTGATCCGATTCTACCTGCAAACGTCAATCGCCACGGTAGTAGGTTAACGGCGATGGAGACTGATACTGACGGTGTTGGACGGATTCCGTTACGGAATGGTGGTTTGGAATTGGACCTGAACATGGAGCCAGAACCAGAGACTAACGGCGTTTAAGCTGATGTCAAGGAAGTAAGCACGCGGCCGGTTATGGTATCTGATGTACAGGTTAAGCTTTTCTAAGCAATCAAGCAAAATACttgttttttacttttttagtATTTGTTTTTTTGTCAAACGAAATTTATTTTGAAGTAGAAGTAAAAATTACGAAACTTTGTATCATTGTGCAAGAGAAAATTGAAAGCTATAGAGCACACGATATGTAATTTGATTTTGAtatttgattaatccaaaatTAGTATAGCAATTATACGATTTTCTTTCTAGTGTCAAAACATGTATGAGTGCATCTAGAGGTGAGAATTAACAATTGTCGAATCAAATAAGTGAGTACAGTAGTCTATCATCCGTCTCTCCGTCCCTTTAGAATAGAGATAAGGTTACACTGTCCTGTTCAAATTCCACTTACCAGAATTCACTGAGTTTGTTGTTATTATAGTATAATGAGTATACTAATGCATCTAAGGGTGAGGCTAATAACCTAATGCACAATGAAATGAGGAGAGATGTGTATCTAAGATTTTAAGAGTATGGGGCACTATACTATTGTCTAGCTTGATTGCATCAAAATTCTGCTATGACAACAACTTATTGAACAAACCATGGTTAATACTATTATCAAAAGGAAATATTATTCAGTTTAcaattgttcttaacaaattttataccttaaaaatatttaatagtaGCATCGTTATTTGAAGAAAACTCACTTCACAAATCAAAGGAAAATTCGAAGGAAAATATAAATGAGAGAAATGATAAAGAAATTAATTAGAGGATGAGTGTTGCTCGTAAAAAAATTGAGATAGAAAGAGAGGTAAGGAGGAGatgtgaattttaattttttaggaattttaaaactcaagaatgaaccaaaaaagaaaaaaaaaagagagaaaagaataaacataaaatagagaaaagataaaacaataaaagaagaacaacaaaatgaaaccaaaaaaagaaaagaagggaaaggaagacaacacaacaacaacaacaacaaactcaataTATTTTTACAAGTGGAGTCTAGGGAGTGTAGtgcgtacgcagaccttacccctacctagtgaaggtagagaggttgtttccaatagatctTTGGCTTAGAAAAAGTGAAAAGAGGAAGAAGACGaggaaataataataaagctaataataataataataataaataaataaataaaaaaaaagaataataataaaaaatgggaaGGGGAGGGGGAGGGGAATTAGTAGTACTAAACACTAACAACAGGAAATACGATAACAGAAGGCGAACTAAATCACATGACCAAATAACAATCCATTTAGGCACATACAAGAACTTGAGTGCTACTAAAGAAACTAGTAGGAAAAGGAGACACTTACAACTATTTACTACTCTTCTTCCGTAATCCTCGACCTCTATACctttctatcaagggtcatgtcctcagtaagctgaAGTCGTGTCATATCATGTCTAATCACCTTTCCCCAATACTTCCTTAACTTAcctcgacctcttctcaaacCCGCCATGGTCagcctctcacacctccttacaTGAGTATCAATGTTTCTTCTCtttacatgcccgaaccatcttagtctcgactcccgcatcttgtcctccacggaggCCACTCCCACTTTGTCATGAAtagcttcattcctaatcttatctctcctggTATACCCActcatccatctcaacatcctcatttctgctactttcatcttctgcacATGTGAGTTCTTAATTGGCCAGCACTCTGCCTCATAAAACATAGTTGGTCGAACCACCACTCTGTAAAATTTACCTTTAAGTCTTgacggcacattcttatcacataagACGCCGAACGCAAGCCTcaatttcatccatcccgctccAATACGATGTGCGACATCCTCGCCAATCTCTTCGTGACCCTAGATAATAGACTCgagatacttgaaactaccttTCTTGGGGATAACTTGAGTATCAAGCTTCACATCTACTTGTGACTCATGAGCCCTGAATTTGCACTCTAAGTATTTTATCTTAGTCCTGttcaacttgaaacttttagACTTCAAGATTtgcctccaaacctccaaccttgATAGGGGATTCAAACCCCTAACCTAGAGAATCAAAGGGGTACACAACCACTAACGGACCAAAGTGGCATCTCGTGCATGGGTTTATACAGATCTAATTAAGTATTATACCAGAAAAAATACaatgctatatgcaatttagggAGGTAAGTATGAATTAACGTGAACCCATACCCCTCCCTATAAATTCGCCCTTGTATGTTGGTTAAAGGTAGCAGGTGAAAAATAAGGTAGCAGGAAAGTTGCATAAGCTATCCGTCGTCATAAAAAAGTAGTGAGTGCAGCGGTATAGCCATGTCtgtctctctcttcttcttttattcttttttttttttttttccttttagccgCGGCAAAATTACCATATTTTAAAAAGTCAATAATTCATTTCATCTATCTTTAGTTACTATATAGGTAATATCTCTAGGCATAAATGCATAGAAAATCAAGACGTTTTAAAATTAACCCAATATTTACCGTTTATATTTCTGGTTTTCGAAAATttagtgaaaaaaaaaaaacttcatattctgtTTAGACATATCATTGTCTCTTATGGGGATATCCTATAAAATACAATGGTAAAATTTGATTAGCTAGGATATGGCTCTATAATGTTTACAAGATCAATTTGGATGAATATTCAACACCTACTGCTTTTACAAAGGTAACAAGATTTTTGTGTCCCTGTAGTTAATTTCTTTGCCAGATTTGATAACGGCTTTAGACCAAGCAATATATCCAAACCATTTGACATTTTCATAAACCAATATAGTTTAGAGCTTAGTAATTATAGTTTGTCTAATTGGTTACCGTTTGTACCTACTATTTAATTGTTACTAACTTGTATCACTTGTATTCAAACGTGTAACGAATACAAGCTGCGTCAACTGTATTCGttcgcgcaacgaatacaacGTGTATCAACCGTATTCGTGTTGCGCAATTGTATTCATTCATGCAACGAATACAATAGGTATCAACTGTAACCAAGGCAATATACAAGGATGTATACAAAGGATACAACTTGTATCGGCTGTATATATGGGTGTATACAAAGAATACAACATGTATCGACTGTATTTGTTAGTGCAACGAATACAACTAGATGAAATACagaaatacaagaaaaataaaatgttctTGTTGAGAGTCAAACTCAAGACCTCCAATAACTAAGCGGGCGCTCTAACGTACCAATTGAGCTGCGAAAGCTTGTTTCTCTCTTGTTTCAGTTCAAAACAATTAATCTCTTATTTCATGAATTGCTATAAAATTTAAATGTTACTACGAATGATAAATTTGTTGCAAGTATAgctacaaataataaatacagtataaatatttgatgtgtcGCGTACCAATTGAGCTACGAAAGCTTGTTTCTCTCTTGTTTCagttcaaaataattaatctctTATTTCATGAATTGCTATAAAATTTAAATGTTACTACGAATGATAAATTTGTTGCAAGTATAgctacaaataataaatacagtataaatatttgatgtgtcGCGTAATCTTCCCTAACAATTATAAGGTAGTTAAATATTGAGCAAAATATCAAGAAGCGGCAGGCCTATCAAGGACGCAGCCAAGAAAATGTCtttcacgccccaaactcggggagcgcgaccggcgctcaaccgagtgaacccgaccgagcaaacctattagattttcttctacccaaacctcatccatgaataaggataatacatattttctttAATTAGACAGTTGGGAGATCATGTACACAATACTAAACCAtttcattagttacttcattaataagtctcaaaacacacataCTCATACCTTCATGGTTCAAAGTGAAACAAGTGATTTAATCACAACACAACTAGTTTAACATTCCCAATACCCACACACAACTCACACttagtctacggagcctctaaaataccaaggagtacaatgatagtgccggcaataaggctccggctataccttaaaataCGATAACACATAcaaaacaaaagatgcacaaccccgaAATGAGATGGAGCTCACCAAGTAAGCTGGGAAGAATGAGCAtcgctatcactggtcaatatcctccgctgtggaaccacctgcatccattaaagatgcagctcccctggcaaaagggacgttagtacatgtcgaatagtactagtatgaaaaccaaacaccaatttaagaactcgaaaatacaatatgaacatgATGAACCAGAGCGACAATAGAATAGCATAGATAGCCGGTTAAACCAAAACAAGCTTATCAAGAGCTGTCATTAACATTTATAAAATTCAAGATGATATCCTCTGTAATCATttccacacaaagcggccccgccgcctcaccctaatgtatgcgggtggaggtataattacaataccaaaactatactcAAGCGGCCCTACAGCCTCACCCAAATGTATGCAGGtagaaatgcatcaacgataccaatacctacacaaagcggtcatgtcgCCTCAactcaatatatatatgtgggtggtggagcaacaacaataccaaaatcatacacaaagcggcattgccgtctcaccccaatatatgcgggtaaAAGTGTAACCCCAATCACATTCTCTAtataatttggcataatagtttttcacataaatcacgacttggaatCATAACACGTAGATGTACAATCCATAGTTTAGAACACAttctcaatttataatacaatatcatgagagcatttgaaacacaaattaaacatatatctttgtcacaaaacttgctcggaatactcaacttgtaataaatatcttgaaacttacaaggatattggggttccaattcttaaagaagagtttagccaacatatctcaattgagcttccttaaactctaaaatgatccaaaatttttagcaacttcaatctattatagaaatatgacaaattgaaccaaaattaggaagatgatcatggttctagctcatttgagcattttatcaaatactaggtgtgcattaaggtttcaaggtccttttatgcaggattccatcatcccattacccattctctatcatttttagctcacaaccttcctacattatttgataacacatgcatgcaagataacaactcccacacccaagaattgtcttTCAAATTATCCCATTTTTTATAGATTTTCGAAACTAAGAGAtagggcatagattcttacctctaAGATGAAAactttcttgataatcttcaaggattgagcaagaattgttgGATATTGAGTTGAAGCTTACTTCCTCACTCTAagaactctttctcactctaaaaatatcagaaacatGCTAAAAATggactatggcatatgttttaacgaaatagggtcgggttttaaaaccccaaaaatgaaacTCCGGAAcagggtatgcggtcgcatatgcgaccgcagaatggatatgcgatccgcatatcggtcgcataactTGGTgcgaaaaactgaaaaaatatctgcctgggtctgcggtagttatgcggcccgcagacctgttctgcgatcgcataatgcgccgcagaacctcgCTCGTCAAAAATCCAAGGCTGATTATGCAatcaaagtgcggcccgcaaaatgattgtgcggtcgcataactgaccgcgaaattgacataaaaaatggcccaaatagctgcttcactctgcggccattctgcggcccgcagagtgattatgcagccgcataatgggccgcagaaatgccccATCTctgcaaaatattttctttcaactcCCCatcgcactgttcaatccaaaaagttctactattattaacctttACACCTACCTCGACATCACGGAACCCCGAgttttttcgaaaaaaaattcACGGGGCTTACAATGTCCCTAGTGACAGTAGGGAAAATGACATTGATGATAACATCATTTTGGGTAGAATAAATTTCATATATGATCATCTAATTTTTAGCTTATTGTATCAGAATAATAAAATTagttttatgatttaaaaattaagaaaattggcCTTGTTAGATATCTTATGCATAAAAGACATATCTTACGTGTAAAAGTAAATCTTTCGTGTATAAAAAACAAGGTCggatcataaaactaaaaataaatttgtaaaatgtAACAAACTCAATTGACCTTTCAAATTCTGACCgagatatataaaaatattatgttattttttttcaCTTGTTTATACATTATTTGATACATATGCTGGTGGAAAATAACATGGTGGAATGAATGTCGTACATCACACGATTATTCGAGTACGCGCAAATATGTCCAAAGACCACCACTATAAATAAAAAactaatattataattttaatcaGATAAACTGAAGTTAAATAAGCATCCTCTAATATTAACTCTACTAACAATAATTCAATCATTATATAGACAATTTAGACCCATGATTGACTCCACATTGCTCTTTGATCTTTAGCCTACTAGTTGTGACTCAGACTGAGAGATGGGATTTTCATCTTTAAACTTTGTCACCAAAGTCCGAAGATAATCCACTTGCCTTGTCTCCAATTGCCGTCTTTGAAGTCCACAT
This DNA window, taken from Nicotiana tabacum cultivar K326 chromosome 15, ASM71507v2, whole genome shotgun sequence, encodes the following:
- the LOC142169495 gene encoding protein NIM1-INTERACTING 2-like, whose translation is MEGEKKRKRTVNGSGDRRREVAAGGSNAVFTPPPPPPSEAEVEEFFAILRRMHVAVKYLEKSDPILPANVNRHGSRLTAMETDTDGVGRIPLRNGGLELDLNMEPEPETNGV